One genomic region from bacterium encodes:
- a CDS encoding ABC transporter ATP-binding protein, giving the protein MSYLIDVSDVRYSYLADEIQLLRGIDLKILPGEMVSLYGANGSGKTTLAMIIAGIIRPNSGEVLFDGQNIFDEHFYFNPGTVGFLFQDPSEGIIATSVERELAFTPENARIPSVEIKNIIMNVARDFGLESSLKKNIDELSGGNLERCALASTVALKPRLLILDEPDAFLDYEGKRLFWRKIGELRDSETAILYITQSETSARRSDRIVTIEKGVIKQGNLNGKAYIKPITLSNTLNKKCYQFNDIEFKYDSFKAINGIDLKIQSGTRIGLLGASGSGKTTLAKVCAGLFKPNLGSAKVSGAKSAEIELYVSMCFQFPARQLFAETVIEDVEFGPKNLGMDNVRNKAEKALEVVGIQQEVYNKSPFDLSDGQQRWVGIAGVIAMDRDFIIFDEPTASLDNDGRHRFRDIVELLSSKGKTIMIITHDFELAEKCTQRTIILESGGIVWDGETNAFFEDKRLRKSMGIYFDSEV; this is encoded by the coding sequence ATGTCTTATCTTATTGATGTATCTGATGTTAGGTATTCGTATTTGGCTGATGAGATTCAACTTTTAAGAGGTATCGATCTAAAAATATTACCCGGCGAGATGGTTTCTCTTTATGGGGCTAATGGTTCGGGCAAAACTACACTGGCGATGATAATTGCCGGGATTATTCGCCCGAATTCTGGCGAAGTTCTTTTCGATGGTCAGAATATTTTCGATGAGCATTTCTATTTCAATCCTGGAACAGTTGGATTTCTCTTTCAAGATCCCTCGGAAGGAATAATTGCGACATCTGTCGAAAGAGAATTAGCTTTTACTCCTGAAAATGCACGCATACCGTCCGTCGAAATTAAAAATATTATTATGAACGTAGCCCGAGATTTCGGTTTGGAGTCATCGTTAAAGAAGAATATAGACGAGCTATCCGGTGGGAATTTGGAGCGATGCGCCCTTGCCTCTACTGTGGCGCTGAAACCCCGTCTTTTGATCCTCGATGAACCGGATGCTTTTCTCGATTATGAGGGCAAGAGGCTTTTTTGGCGCAAGATAGGCGAGCTTCGCGATAGCGAAACCGCCATCCTCTATATAACCCAGTCAGAAACTTCGGCTCGACGCTCTGACAGAATAGTTACTATTGAAAAAGGCGTAATAAAACAAGGTAACTTAAATGGAAAAGCTTATATAAAGCCTATCACCTTAAGTAATACATTAAATAAAAAGTGCTATCAATTTAATGATATTGAATTTAAATATGATTCTTTTAAAGCGATTAATGGAATTGACCTTAAGATTCAAAGCGGAACGAGAATAGGCCTTCTCGGGGCCAGTGGCTCCGGAAAAACTACTCTTGCAAAGGTTTGCGCTGGCCTATTTAAACCGAACCTCGGTTCGGCCAAGGTTTCAGGGGCAAAATCTGCAGAGATTGAGTTATATGTCTCGATGTGTTTTCAATTCCCTGCAAGGCAGTTATTTGCCGAGACGGTGATAGAGGATGTGGAGTTTGGCCCAAAAAATCTTGGAATGGATAATGTTAGGAATAAAGCAGAGAAGGCACTTGAGGTCGTCGGAATTCAGCAAGAGGTATATAATAAATCTCCTTTTGATTTATCTGATGGCCAACAAAGGTGGGTCGGAATAGCTGGAGTTATTGCGATGGATAGGGATTTCATAATATTCGACGAACCCACAGCCTCGCTTGACAATGATGGAAGACATCGCTTTAGGGATATAGTAGAATTGCTTTCCTCAAAGGGAAAGACGATAATGATAATTACACATGATTTCGAGCTTGCCGAAAAATGCACTCAAAGGACTATAATACTCGAGTCTGGGGGGATTGTTTGGGATGGAGAAACAAATGCTTTTTTCGAAGATAAGCGTTTGAGAAAGTCTATGGGGATCTACTTTGATTCTGAGGTGTAA
- the uvrC gene encoding excinuclease ABC subunit UvrC, translating to MDLRAKIKRLPLKPGVYLFKNSKGEIIYIGKAIKLKNRVSSYFRGKHSNPKTARLVAKIEDLEFIVVDNEVEALVLEANLVRKHRPHYNVNLKDDKRFPYIHVTEEPYPRIEIVRRKSSSGLYFGPYTDARGMRQTVGLIQKHFRLRSCKNNLPKQAPIRPCLNFDIGRCDAPCQEYVSNDIYSERVDEVILFLKGKKRELVKRLKERMVKLASEEKYEEAADIRDQIKAIDSIWRKQKIDTDLADRDLHAVAIGPRNGIAVTMQVRQGRVISRGEFLLSVSEGTKKSEAMSGYLKQYYQDNPDPPKEILTSVQPDDFNDIAKFVSQCRGNKVKISVPSRGQKKDLIKLVEHNAELLLADLLASKKKIQLPFAIIDLQKYLHLNTPPRTIEAIDISHLSGTCAVASLVSFIDGKKNSRGYRRFRIKTAEGGDDYASIAEVVNRRYARLIEEGKALPDLLLIDGGRGQLNAAKNSLNELEIADQLELASIAKRLEEVFRSEYKNPIMLAKDSPALRLLVKIRDEAHRFAIEYQRKRRTKAYQAQELISIEGIGEIRQKKLLKEFESLEQIASSNPEEISEKTRIPLDLAHKVVEFLSSYKLILVLIALGISILGGCTPSPRYIGSTKPVLAPKKIEQAKKDEDKRVKTKNAKHKEETQKAIQKQNTTQNIKTPSTRFNPDAMLGAVNLYLGTPYKYGGNGLGGVDCSGFTHNVMDAAGIEIPRTSSSQYRQGKPVVKPSAGDLVFFRMRGKGVDHVGVFLGGNRFVHASSSSGVTIDSLDEEYYKKRYLGARRFY from the coding sequence ATGGATCTACGCGCTAAAATAAAACGCCTTCCTTTAAAACCAGGGGTTTATCTTTTTAAAAACTCAAAGGGCGAAATTATTTATATCGGTAAGGCGATCAAGCTCAAAAACCGTGTTTCGAGTTACTTTAGGGGAAAGCATTCAAATCCAAAAACTGCTAGATTAGTCGCAAAAATCGAGGATCTGGAGTTTATCGTTGTGGATAACGAGGTCGAGGCTCTTGTTCTCGAAGCCAATCTTGTGCGAAAACATAGACCGCATTATAATGTTAATCTTAAAGATGACAAGCGCTTTCCATATATTCATGTGACAGAGGAACCCTATCCTCGAATTGAGATTGTCAGAAGAAAAAGCTCTAGCGGCTTATATTTTGGACCTTATACGGATGCACGAGGTATGCGCCAAACGGTGGGATTAATCCAGAAACATTTTCGCTTGAGATCTTGTAAAAACAATCTACCTAAACAAGCACCTATCAGGCCTTGCCTTAATTTCGATATTGGCCGATGCGATGCGCCTTGCCAAGAATATGTTTCTAATGATATATATAGTGAGCGAGTAGATGAAGTTATCCTTTTTTTGAAGGGGAAAAAGAGGGAACTTGTCAAACGCCTAAAAGAGCGCATGGTAAAGCTTGCCTCTGAGGAAAAATATGAAGAAGCTGCCGACATTAGAGACCAGATTAAGGCTATCGATTCTATCTGGAGAAAACAGAAGATCGATACGGATCTCGCGGACAGGGACTTACATGCAGTAGCTATCGGCCCTCGTAACGGTATAGCCGTTACAATGCAAGTTCGTCAAGGTCGAGTTATCTCGCGCGGAGAATTTTTGCTTTCAGTGAGTGAAGGAACAAAAAAAAGTGAAGCGATGTCTGGATACTTGAAGCAGTATTATCAAGATAATCCTGATCCACCAAAGGAAATACTAACTTCGGTTCAACCCGACGATTTCAATGATATAGCCAAATTCGTGTCACAATGCCGAGGTAATAAAGTTAAAATTTCAGTGCCTTCTCGAGGCCAAAAAAAGGACCTTATCAAACTTGTCGAACACAACGCGGAGTTACTTCTTGCCGATCTTCTAGCAAGTAAAAAGAAAATCCAATTGCCATTTGCGATAATTGACCTTCAAAAATACCTTCATTTGAATACACCACCACGCACAATCGAAGCGATAGACATCTCACACCTCAGCGGAACTTGCGCTGTGGCTTCTCTTGTGTCGTTCATCGATGGCAAAAAGAATTCCCGAGGCTATCGTCGGTTCCGCATTAAAACTGCCGAGGGTGGCGATGATTATGCCTCGATAGCCGAGGTAGTTAATCGAAGATACGCGCGGCTTATCGAAGAAGGCAAAGCTCTCCCCGACCTTTTATTAATCGATGGCGGGCGTGGCCAGCTAAATGCCGCTAAGAATTCTCTTAATGAACTCGAGATAGCCGATCAATTGGAGTTAGCGTCTATTGCCAAGCGCCTCGAAGAGGTTTTTCGATCTGAATACAAAAATCCAATAATGTTAGCAAAGGACTCCCCTGCTTTGAGGTTATTAGTAAAAATAAGAGACGAAGCTCACAGATTTGCAATCGAATATCAAAGGAAGAGGAGAACAAAAGCTTATCAAGCTCAGGAGCTTATTTCGATTGAAGGGATAGGCGAAATTCGACAAAAAAAACTCCTCAAAGAATTCGAATCGCTCGAACAGATTGCCTCTTCAAATCCCGAGGAAATATCGGAAAAAACAAGAATCCCATTAGACCTCGCCCATAAGGTCGTCGAGTTTTTGAGTTCTTATAAACTTATTTTAGTGTTAATAGCCCTCGGAATATCGATCTTAGGTGGTTGCACTCCTTCTCCGAGGTATATTGGTTCCACAAAACCTGTTTTAGCACCAAAGAAGATAGAACAGGCTAAAAAAGATGAGGATAAAAGGGTTAAGACCAAGAATGCAAAACATAAAGAGGAAACACAAAAGGCTATCCAGAAACAAAATACAACTCAGAACATCAAAACACCCTCTACTAGGTTTAATCCGGATGCCATGCTAGGAGCTGTGAATCTGTATTTGGGCACACCTTATAAATACGGAGGCAATGGCCTAGGCGGCGTGGATTGTTCAGGGTTTACCCATAATGTAATGGATGCAGCTGGTATCGAGATACCGCGCACAAGCTCTTCTCAATACAGACAAGGCAAACCAGTTGTAAAACCCAGCGCGGGCGACCTGGTCTTTTTCCGAATGCGCGGAAAAGGTGTCGATCATGTTGGTGTCTTCCTTGGAGGAAATAGGTTTGTGCACGCAAGTTCGTCATCTGGAGTAACAATAGATTCGCTCGATGAGGAATATTACAAGAAACGCTATCTCGGAGCACGGCGTTTTTATTAG